A window from Bradysia coprophila strain Holo2 chromosome X unlocalized genomic scaffold, BU_Bcop_v1 contig_20, whole genome shotgun sequence encodes these proteins:
- the LOC119068590 gene encoding uncharacterized protein LOC119068590 has translation MAMPVHTSSEHNKHPRSLGTLKLFLSNPCGFESQLSGSDPSDSRPQYALENKDVKFYLGKIESSARTGLSDFKTGYLKNFLLTDFNIPHSMEDQIIVSHHEAWKHQSNPNLLPNGKHLDIEFLKDLSDDTKLLAEESARKFDIASDDDKQQLLTILEDCDERLQRLLVVFYQMHQNLDNFKINFRQDDFATENIRKVYAKAMDIIRNGLCDVRTAMHKLYQMSGMKNQPARIVDVENILNNPFKTDSIGDWVNVRQLHDQLEYMTRFFGIWVNEIQETK, from the exons ATGGCGATGCCAGTTCACACATCATCGGAACACAACAAACATCCCAGGTCGCTAGGCACGTTGAAGTTGTTTCTCAGTAATCCGTGCGGATTCGAATCACAGCTTTCGGGATCGGATCCATCCGATAGTCGACCACAGTACGCATTGGAGAACAAAGATGTAAAGTTCTATCTGGGAAAGATTGAAAGTTCGGCGAGAACGGGACTGTCCGACTTTAAAACAGGATATTTGAAGAATTTC ctgcTGACTGACTTCAACATACCTCATTCGATGGAGGATCAAATTATCGTTAGCCATCATGAGGCATGGAAGCATCAATCCAATCCGAATTTACTGCCGAACGGGAAGCATTTGGATATTGAGTTTTTGAAAGATTTATCCGATGACACGAAACTTTTGGCCGAAGAATCTGCTCGAAAGTTTGATATTGCTAGTGATGATGAT AAACAACAATTGCTAACAATCCTAGAAGATTGCGATGAACGTTTACAACGGCTGCTGGTGGTTTTCTATCAAATGCACCAAAATTTGGACAACTTTAAGATTAACTTCCGTCAGGACGACTTCGCCACCGAAAACATTCGCAAAGTGTATGCCAAGGCTATGGACATTATCCGGAACGGTTTGTGTGACGTTCGTACGGCCATGCATAAGTTGTATCAGATGAGCGGTATGAAGAATCAACCAGCACGCATTGTTGATGTTgagaatattttgaacaatccATTTAAAACCGATTCGATTGGTGACTGGGTAAATGTGCGTCAGTTGCACGATCAATTGGAATATATGACACGGTTCTTCGGTATTTGGGTGaatgaaattcaagaaacgaaataa